Proteins from a single region of Rhinoderma darwinii isolate aRhiDar2 chromosome 3 unlocalized genomic scaffold, aRhiDar2.hap1 SUPER_3_unloc_2, whole genome shotgun sequence:
- the INCA1 gene encoding protein INCA1 isoform X1 produces MDNEFSSESFIPYITRSRTVTRLLPEPILPHSPLSQPEKRYGPEFWDRLMRQPSVYNTGVSGSMSGYQAWRTDVKWDSMPPPLLDTLPPPSEVFKGKKRKKSPAERSVMSVENYIQELRKKQSSIDQLKTMKWGGYSVYEVGIKEGIQSDGSMADQERDTFFTFLDDEVGCSEQDMPIFSFSPPRSPGGVVFPWMSPQEDVTTCYLDRSREGWGTARGFL; encoded by the exons ACGATCTCGGACAGTCACGCGTCTTCTCCCTGAGCCCATCCTTCCTCACTCACCATTAAGTCAACCTGAAAAGCGCTACGGTCCTGAGTTTTGGGATCGACTGATGAGACAACCAAG tgtcTATAACACTGGAGTCTCTGGATCG ATGTCCGGTTATCAAGCGTGGAGGACAGATGTTAAATGGGACAGCATGCCACCGCCACTCCTGGACACCCTGCCGCCTCCGTCGGAAGTATTTAAGGGGAAGAAAAGAAAGAAGTCTCCGGCTGAGAGAAGTGTGATGTCTGTGGAAAACTATATTCAAGAGTTGCGGAAGAAGCAGAGCAGCATAGACCA GTTGAAGACTATGAAGTGGGGAGGGTATAGCGTCTATGAAGTGGGGATCAAAGAGGGTATACAAAGCGATGGAAGCATGGCGGACCAAGAACGGGACACTTTCTTcactttcctggatgatgaggttggGTGCAGTGAACAGGACATGCCTATCTTCAGCTTCTCGCCACCTCGCAGCCCCGGTGGA GTTGTGTTCCCATGGATGAGCCCCCAGGAAGATGTCACCACCTGTTACTTGGATAGGAGCCGTGAGGGATGGGGCACGGCCAGGGGATTTCTGTGA
- the INCA1 gene encoding protein INCA1 isoform X2, whose amino-acid sequence MDNEFSSESFIPYITVYNTGVSGSMSGYQAWRTDVKWDSMPPPLLDTLPPPSEVFKGKKRKKSPAERSVMSVENYIQELRKKQSSIDQLKTMKWGGYSVYEVGIKEGIQSDGSMADQERDTFFTFLDDEVGCSEQDMPIFSFSPPRSPGGVVFPWMSPQEDVTTCYLDRSREGWGTARGFL is encoded by the exons tgtcTATAACACTGGAGTCTCTGGATCG ATGTCCGGTTATCAAGCGTGGAGGACAGATGTTAAATGGGACAGCATGCCACCGCCACTCCTGGACACCCTGCCGCCTCCGTCGGAAGTATTTAAGGGGAAGAAAAGAAAGAAGTCTCCGGCTGAGAGAAGTGTGATGTCTGTGGAAAACTATATTCAAGAGTTGCGGAAGAAGCAGAGCAGCATAGACCA GTTGAAGACTATGAAGTGGGGAGGGTATAGCGTCTATGAAGTGGGGATCAAAGAGGGTATACAAAGCGATGGAAGCATGGCGGACCAAGAACGGGACACTTTCTTcactttcctggatgatgaggttggGTGCAGTGAACAGGACATGCCTATCTTCAGCTTCTCGCCACCTCGCAGCCCCGGTGGA GTTGTGTTCCCATGGATGAGCCCCCAGGAAGATGTCACCACCTGTTACTTGGATAGGAGCCGTGAGGGATGGGGCACGGCCAGGGGATTTCTGTGA